The following proteins are co-located in the Castanea sativa cultivar Marrone di Chiusa Pesio chromosome 8, ASM4071231v1 genome:
- the LOC142606348 gene encoding uncharacterized protein LOC142606348: MSWPEKEEVLFAYVAVASYAVSLVLLRVDNGVQRPVYYVSKSLHEAEVRYLPLEKAILAVVHATQIGGKIMEVFSDSRLVVDQEADPCLIEPSPRDIGGRICRRKYKRHFSKAAGNKRWLLVGTDYFTKWVKVEPLSNIKELDAKRFVWKNIVTRFEILHTLISDNGLQFDSKAFRRYCCDLGIKNRCSTPAYPQGNGQAKTVNKVIVTGLKKMLEDAKGKWVEELSYVLWIYRTIPYRSRGETPFSMTYGAEAVIPLEIGLPTLRTSLFTPHSNDNLLEKGLDLIEEWRENATVQLAYYQQKLKQRYDSNVRLRPLAPRDLVLRKVLGTAKNLA, encoded by the exons ATGTCATGGCCTGAGAAAGAGGAAGTCCTGTTTGCTTATGTTGCTGTGGCCTCTTATGCGGTAAGCTTAGTACTGCTACGAGTTGACAATGGAGTGcagaggccagtttattatgtgagcaagtcactgCATGAGGCCGAGGTTCGTTACCTACCACTAGAGAAGGCCATTTTGGCAGTGGTTCATGCCACAC AAATCGGAGGAAAAATAATGGAGGTGTTTTCAGATTCGAGATTGGTTGTAGACCAG GAGGCAGATCCTTGTCTCATTGAGCCCTCACCCAGGGATATTGGTGGTCGAATATGCAGAAGGAAGTACAAGA GGCATTTCTCTAAGGCAGCAGGGAATAAGAGATGGCTGCTGGTCGGCAcggattacttcaccaagtgggttaaAGTTGAACCATTGTCAAATATCAAGGAATTGGATGCCAAGAgatttgtgtggaaaaatattgttactcgGTTTGAGATCCTTCATAccctcatctcagacaatggtcttcaatttgatagcaaagccttcaGGAGGTATTGCTGTGACTTGGGTATTAAGAATAGGTGCTCTACCCCGGCTTATCCACAGGGGAATGGACAGGCCAAGACTGTCAATAAGGTCATAGTGACTGGACTCAAGAAGATGCTGGAAGACGCAAAGGgtaaatgggtggaagagttGTCGTATGTTCTTTGGATATACCGGACTATTCCTTATAGGTCAAGAGGGGAGACAccattttcaatgacttatggggctgAGGCTGTGATCCCCCTGGAGATTGGGCTCCCAACATTGAGGACAAGCTTGTTCACTCCACATAGCAATGACAACCTACTAGAGAAAGGCTTGGATTTAATTGAAGAATGGAGGGAAAATGCCACGGTTCAGTTGGCGTactatcagcagaagctcaagcAGAGGTACGACTCAAATGTGAGGTTAAGGCCATTAGCTCCTAGAGACTTGGTATTAAGAAAAGTTCTGGGTACTGCAAAAAACCTAGCTTAG
- the LOC142606347 gene encoding uncharacterized protein LOC142606347, producing the protein MSRALNQISKSPFTRRIEGGKLPWRFTQPTFTMYNGRTDPVEHMSHFNQRMTIHSKNEALMCKLFPSNLGPVAMRWFNGLGVGFINSFKELTWVFGSRFVTCSRVPQPLDFLCSMTMREGETLKTYSDRYWEMFNEIDENFDNVAIRTFKVGLLAEHDLRKSMTRKPVKSVC; encoded by the coding sequence ATGAGTAGGGCATTAAACCAAATTTCCAAATCACCTTTCACACGTAGAATTGAAGGAGGAAAACTCCCTTGGCGGTTTACTCagccaacattcaccatgtaCAATGGCCGAACAGACCCTGTGGAGCATATGAGCCACTTCAATCAGAGAATGACTATTCATTCTAAGAATGAGGCCTTGATGTGCAAGCTATTCCCATCCAATTTGGGGCCTGTggcgatgagatggtttaatggcttGGGAGTAGGTTTTATTAATTCCTTCAAAGAGCTCACTTGGGTGTTCGGATCTCGTTTTGTTACTTGCAGCCGAGTTCCTCAACCTTTGGACTTTTTGTGTTCCATGACCATGCGAGAGGGGGAGACCCTAAAAACATACTCTgatagatactgggagatgttcaatgagattgatgagAATTTCGATAATGTGGCcataaggactttcaaggtcgGCCTGCTTGCCGAGCATGATTTGAGAAAATCTATGACAAGGAAGCCTGTTAAAAGCGTGTGTTag
- the LOC142606346 gene encoding UDP-glycosyltransferase 86A2, with product MANSEDTLQKPHAIFIPYPLQGHVTPSVHLAIKLASRGFTITFINTQYIHHNTSRAKPKTNTNDDIFSSARDSGLDIRYTTVSDGLPVEFDRSLNHDQFMAALLHVYSAHAEEVVEKIVRSAKPRVCCLIADTFFVWPSMIARKFGLSYVSFWTEPALVFTLYYHLNLLRLNGHFGCQDVREDPIDYIPGVQAMDPKNMTSYLQDTDTSTVCHQIIFRAFEDARSADFVLCNTIEELEPETISALQAKMPFYAIGPIFPSGFTKSNVATSLWSESDCTQWLNNKPRGSVLYVSFGSYAHVSEKDLIEIANGLSLSKVNFVWALRPDIVSSDDADPLPVGFREEVADRSMIIPWCCQNTVLTHPAIGGFLTHCGWNSILESIWCKVPLLCFPLLTDQFTNRKLVVNDWKIGINLSNRKLITKEEVSNNVKRLMSPLGKANKKAIIQVGNTLENALKPNGSSEKNMGKFIKDLKAKIQEKYDILQA from the exons ATGGCAAACTCAGAAGACACACTCCAAAAGCCTCACGCAATCTTCATTCCCTACCCTCTTCAAGGCCACGTGACCCCATCCGTACATCTAGCCATCAAGCTAGCATCAAGAGGCTTCACCATCACCTTCATCAACACCCAATACATCCACCACAACACCTCCAGagccaaacccaaaaccaacaCCAACGATGACATCTTCTCCTCCGCCCGCGACTCCGGCCTCGACATACGCTACACCACCGTCTCCGACGGCCTCCCCGTGGAGTTCGACCGCTCGCTCAACCACGACCAGTTCATGGCCGCCTTGTTGCACGTGTATTCGGCGCATGCGGAGGAGGTGGTGGAGAAGATTGTGAGGTCGGCAAAGCCACGAGTTTGTTGTCTGATTGCGGACACTTTTTTCGTGTGGCCATCAATGATAGCTAGGAAGTTTGGGCTGTCTTATGTTTCTTTCTGGACAGAGCCTGCTTTGGTCTTCACCTTGTATTATCATCTCAATCTTCTTAGGCTTAATGGTCATTTTGGTTGTCAAG ATGTTCGAGAGGACCCCATAGACTACATACCAGGTGTCCAAGCCATGGATCCAAAGAACATGACCTCATATCTTCAAGACACCGATACATCAACTGTATGCCACCAAATAATCTTCAGGGCGTTTGAGGATGCTAGAAGTGCTGATTTTGTTCTATGTAACACAATAGAGGAGCTTGAACCTGAGACCATATCAGCTCTACAAGCCAAAATGCCATTCTATGCCATTGGGCCAATTTTCCCATCTGGGTTCACCAAGAGTAATGTGGCCACGAGCCTATGGTCCGAGTCAGACTGCACCCAATGGCTCAACAATAAGCCTCGTGGGTCGGTCTTGTATGTCTCATTTGGTAGCTATGCCCATGTTTCAGAAAAGGACCTTATAGAAATAGCCAATGGCCTCTCACTTAGCAAAGTGAACTTCGTTTGGGCACTCCGGCCTGATATTGTGAGCTCTGATGATGCTGATCCATTGCCCGTTGGATTTAGAGAGGAAGTTGCTGACCGTTCGATGATTATACCTTGGTGTTGTCAGAACACAGTGTTGACCCACCCGGCAATCGGAGGGTTCTTAACACATTGTGGGTGGAACTCGATATTAGAAAGTATTTGGTGTAAAGTCCCATTACTATGCTTTCCTTTGCTGACTGATCAATTCACTAATCGCAAATTAGTGGTTAATGATTGGAAGATTGGGATTAACCTAAGCAACAGAAAGTTAATCACTAAGGAGGAAGTTTCAAACAATGTTAAACGTTTGATGAGTCCGCTAGGGAAGGCAAATAAGAAAGCAATCATCCAGGTTGGGAACACATTGGAGAATGCATTGAAACCAAATGGATCTTCAGAGAAGAATATGGGCAAGTTCATCAAAGATCTAAAGGCTAAGatacaagaaaaatatgatatCCTTCAGGCCTAG
- the LOC142606350 gene encoding uncharacterized protein LOC142606350, whose product MSMQLTVAPMKNLNDELEANQIYFVLPVAQLQQRLTMSDMATLAIKFSVALQSASRIDSHCCKKARILGVLVLVDYLELVPGSIKKLQRFTSRRAKMAVCSFRHRLSTIYEGTTLWNFFSLVCIPFCNILSV is encoded by the exons ATGTCGATGCAATTAACCGTGGCGCCAATGAA AAATTTGAACGATGAACTTGAGGCTAACCAAATCTACTTTGTGCTTCCTGTGGCTCAGCTTCAACAGCGCTTGACCATGTCGGATATGGCCACTTTGGCTATTAAATTCAGCGTGGCTCTTCAAAGTGCGTCGAGAATTGATAGTCATTGCTGCAAGAAGGCTCGTATTCTTGGGGTT TTGGTGCTGGTGGATTATCTCGAGCTGGTGCCTGGGTCAATCAAGAAGTTGCAGAGATTTACTTCTAGAAGAGCTAAGATGGCGGTTTGTTCCTTTAGGCACAGACTGAGCACAATTTATGAAGGCACAActctttggaattttttttcattagtctGTATTCCATTTTGTAACATACTCTCCGTGTAA
- the LOC142606865 gene encoding cytochrome P450 71AU50-like, producing MPTMAWTWIILSLVLLTYILVQWKSKTKKKKLPPGPRGFPIFGNLHMFGEFPHQDLHQLAQKHGPIMHLRLGMVPTIVVSSPQAAKLFLKTHDLVFASRPLNEAAKHISYEQKSLAFAPYGSYWRNIRKMCTLELLSNLKINSFKSMRKEELDLLIKFIQEAAHEHVAVDLSAKVSSLSADMSCRLVFGKKFMDKEFDERGFKSVIQEGMQLTATPNLGDYIPSVASLDLQGLTQRMKAVSKIFDPFLEKTIDEHVQSKDENKTKDFVDVMLGFMGSEYRIERPNIKAIILDMLIASMDTSATAIDWMLTELIRHPRIMKKVQKELENVVGLERMVDESDLDSLEYLDMVVKETMRLHPVAPLLIPHESLEDCTINDYHIPRKSRLLINVWAIGRDPSVWTEPDKFNPERFVGSSIDLRGHDFELIPFGSGRRSCPGMQLGLTVVRLVLAQLVHCFDWELPNDMLPTELDMTEEFGLTTPRAKHLLAIPTYRLHK from the exons ATGCCCACCATGGCTTGGACATGGATCATACTCTCACTTGTTTTGCTTACTTATATCCTAGTACAATGGAAAAGCaaaaccaagaagaagaaattaccTCCTGGTCCAAGAGGGTTCCCTATCTTTGGGAACCTTCATATGTTTGGAGAATTCCCTCATCAAGATCTTCATCAACTAGCTCAAAAACACGGTCCTATCATGCATTTGCGCTTAGGGATGGTACCTACCATTGTTGTCTCATCCCCTCAAGCTGCCAAGCTATTCCTTAAAACACATGACCTTGTTTTTGCTAGCAGACCACTTAATGAGGCTGCAAAGCACATCTCTTATGAGCAAAAGAGCTTGGCCTTTGCTCCATATGGTTCTTATTGGCGCAATATACGTAAGATGTGCACCCTTGAATTACTTAGCAACCTCAAAatcaattctttcaaatccATGAGAAAAGAAGAGCTTGACCTATTGATAAAGTTCATTCAAGAGGCAGCACATGAACATGTTGCTGTTGATCTCAGTGCCAAGGTTTCATCTCTCAGCGCAGATATGAGTTGCCGTTTGGTGTTTGGGAAGAAGTTCATGGACAAGGAGTTTGATGAGAGGGGATTCAAGTCTGTAATCCAAGAGGGTATGCAGCTAACTGCAACTCCTAACTTAGGTGATTACATTCCTTCTGTTGCATCCCTTGACCTTCAAGGGCTAACTCAGCGCATGAAGGCTGTGAGTAAGATCTTTGATCCCTTTTTGGAGAAGACCATTGATGAGCATGTCCAATCCAAGGATGAAAATAAGACCAAGGACTTTGTTGATGTCATGTTGGGCTTCATGGGATCTGAGTACCGAATTGAACGGCCCAATATCAAAGCTATAATCTTG GATATGCTTATCGCCTCAATGGACACTTCAGCAACAGCAATTGATTGGATGCTCACGGAACTAATCAGGCATCCTCGTATAATGAAGAAAGTTCAAAAGGAGTTGGAAAATGTGGTGGGCTTAGAGAGGATGGTAGATGAATCTGACTTGGATAGCTTGGAGTACTTGGACATGGTTGTAAAAGAAACCATGAGGCTACATCCAGTAGCACCTTTGTTGATACCTCACGAGTCATTGGAAGATTGCACTATCAATGATTACCACATACCTCGTAAGTCTAGACTCTTAATAAATGTATGGGCAATTGGGAGAGACCCAAGTGTTTGGACCGAGCCAGATAAGTTTAATCCAGAGAGATTTGTTGGCAGTAGCATAGATCTTAGAGGACATGACTTTGAGCTTATCCCATTTGGGTCTGGGAGAAGAAGCTGTCCAGGAATGCAATTGGGTCTAACTGTGGTTCGGCTAGTGTTAGCAcaacttgttcattgctttGATTGGGAGCTTCCTAATGACATGTTGCCAACGGAGTTGGACATGACCGAAGAGTTTGGTCTCACAACTCCTAGAGCCAAGCACCTACTTGCTATTCCTACTTATCGCCTTCACAAGTGA